In Candidatus Kaistella beijingensis, a genomic segment contains:
- a CDS encoding glycosyltransferase family protein encodes MKVLLLQEMSGVHSELKKGLLNNGVDVAIATLGDGFKKYQSDVFLGNNANNTTSSFDRLITQLGLIKRLKKYDIIQTISPDPFHKLISRLMDKLVLEKTKTMYVAAGSDPVYRYHVQELKYYPPHDEFKNEKKYKSFKNKLSHFDKIIPVCWEYEYSMTEAGFITEEIIPFPIEIRPLRLSKATRKIRVFHPLNRTNLNFDFKGTLIIQEAFKILTKRYEDVAEFICKGNMTHVEYDNFTDSVDLIVDQLYSYSYGMSAAYGLAKGKVVFSGLEDVAKKGHYSNCPIVNVLPTVEDVVEKVSYFIENSTERNILSERSRKFAEDYHDTNIVAKRYLDIYLQL; translated from the coding sequence ATGAAAGTATTACTTCTTCAGGAAATGAGTGGTGTGCACTCTGAACTTAAAAAAGGCCTATTAAATAATGGCGTTGATGTAGCAATAGCTACTCTTGGCGATGGATTCAAAAAATACCAATCAGATGTTTTTTTAGGGAATAATGCTAATAACACTACTTCGAGTTTCGATAGACTCATTACACAGTTAGGATTGATTAAAAGGCTTAAAAAGTACGACATCATTCAGACAATTTCACCTGATCCTTTTCACAAACTCATTTCCAGATTAATGGATAAATTGGTTTTAGAAAAGACTAAAACAATGTATGTTGCGGCCGGTTCAGATCCTGTTTACAGATACCATGTGCAAGAACTGAAGTATTATCCTCCTCATGATGAATTTAAGAATGAAAAAAAGTATAAGTCTTTTAAAAATAAATTAAGCCATTTTGATAAAATTATACCTGTTTGTTGGGAATATGAATATTCAATGACAGAAGCAGGATTTATTACTGAAGAAATTATTCCTTTTCCTATTGAAATTCGGCCATTACGATTGAGTAAAGCAACAAGGAAAATTAGAGTTTTTCATCCACTTAACAGGACTAATTTGAATTTTGATTTTAAGGGAACACTTATTATTCAAGAAGCCTTTAAGATATTAACAAAAAGGTATGAGGATGTTGCCGAATTTATTTGTAAAGGAAATATGACCCATGTGGAATATGATAATTTTACTGATAGTGTCGATCTCATTGTGGATCAACTATATTCTTACAGTTATGGAATGAGCGCAGCGTATGGTTTGGCGAAAGGTAAAGTTGTTTTTTCTGGTTTGGAAGATGTTGCTAAGAAAGGGCATTATTCAAACTGTCCTATTGTTAATGTATTGCCAACTGTTGAAGATGTAGTAGAAAAGGTAAGTTATTTCATAGAGAATAGTACGGAGAGGAATATACTTTCTGAAAGATCAAGAAAATTTGCAGAAGACTATCACGATACTAATATCGTAGCTAAGAGATATTTAGATATTTATTTGCAGTTGTAA
- a CDS encoding acyltransferase, with protein sequence MLRKILRKLDLLQLKIWNTLKYKGLNFIVLNWRRLNSENIKLNGIPFCEQKTYFTGVGKVEIGKNCKFGLKSGGFYRNGSIEIQTRNRDASIKLGNDLFTNNNIFICAANSIIIGDKGLIGQNVAIMDFEAHGIAPDRRNQIGDIGKVIIGENVWIGNNVTILKNTEIGNNSIVAAGAVVGGVFPENVIIGGVPAKIIKNL encoded by the coding sequence ATGCTTAGAAAAATTTTAAGAAAACTGGATTTATTACAATTGAAAATTTGGAACACTCTTAAATATAAAGGGCTAAATTTTATTGTCCTTAATTGGAGAAGACTCAATTCAGAAAATATTAAATTAAATGGAATTCCATTTTGTGAACAAAAAACATACTTTACAGGCGTAGGAAAAGTTGAAATAGGAAAAAATTGCAAATTTGGTCTCAAATCAGGCGGGTTTTACAGAAATGGATCCATAGAAATTCAAACCCGAAATAGAGATGCAAGTATCAAATTAGGAAATGACCTCTTTACAAATAATAATATATTCATCTGCGCTGCAAATTCAATTATAATTGGAGATAAAGGTTTAATCGGACAAAATGTGGCTATCATGGATTTTGAAGCGCATGGAATTGCTCCCGACCGACGAAATCAGATTGGAGATATAGGGAAAGTGATAATAGGTGAAAATGTTTGGATCGGAAATAATGTGACTATTCTTAAAAATACAGAAATCGGAAATAATTCTATCGTAGCTGCAGGTGCGGTTGTAGGTGGTGTTTTTCCAGAAAATGTAATCATAGGAGGAGTTCCGGCCAAAATCATAAAAAACTTGTGA
- a CDS encoding nucleotide sugar dehydrogenase yields the protein MNNNHKISIIGLGYVGLPLARLFATKFPVVGFDINESRIDELKNGKDFTLEVEEDLLQSVLKKENNLENGLFVSADLRAIEHSNIYIITVPTPVDKNNRPDLTPLYKASETVGKVLKKGDIVIYESTVYPGATEEDCVPVLEKISGLKFNEDFFAGYSPERINPGDKAHTVEKILKVTAGSTPETGRIVDDLYQSVIIAGTHLAPTIKVAEAAKVIENSQRDINIAFVNELAKIFNLMDIDTHAVLEAAGTKWNFLPFKPGLVGGHCIGVDPYYLAQKAQEYGYHPEIILAGRRLNDSMGEYVASQVVKAMIKKKIKVSEAKVLMLGITFKENCPDVRNTKIVDVVSAMQDYGIEVTIYDPWANPEEVKHEYRLDCVSSLTTTSTFDAIVLGVAHQEFLNLDLDSLKKENAVVYDVKGILKENADFKL from the coding sequence ATGAACAATAACCATAAAATATCAATTATAGGTTTAGGTTACGTCGGACTCCCTTTAGCGAGGTTGTTTGCGACCAAATTTCCGGTGGTGGGATTCGATATCAATGAGTCACGAATTGACGAATTAAAAAACGGTAAGGACTTTACCTTAGAGGTAGAGGAGGATTTGCTGCAATCGGTTCTTAAGAAAGAAAACAATTTAGAAAACGGATTGTTTGTAAGTGCAGATTTAAGAGCTATTGAACATTCAAACATCTACATCATTACGGTTCCAACACCGGTAGATAAAAACAACCGTCCGGATCTTACGCCATTGTATAAGGCCAGTGAAACGGTTGGGAAGGTATTGAAGAAAGGAGATATCGTGATTTATGAATCTACAGTTTATCCGGGTGCAACGGAGGAAGACTGTGTGCCGGTTTTGGAAAAGATTTCCGGGTTAAAGTTTAATGAAGATTTCTTTGCAGGATATTCACCTGAAAGAATCAATCCCGGAGACAAAGCGCATACGGTAGAAAAAATTTTAAAGGTTACTGCTGGTTCCACACCTGAAACTGGAAGAATTGTGGATGACCTTTATCAATCCGTGATTATTGCAGGAACGCATTTAGCACCCACTATTAAAGTGGCGGAAGCTGCCAAAGTGATTGAAAACTCACAGCGAGATATCAATATTGCCTTTGTGAATGAACTTGCAAAGATTTTTAATTTGATGGATATCGATACGCATGCTGTTTTGGAAGCTGCGGGAACGAAATGGAATTTCCTTCCCTTTAAGCCAGGCTTGGTTGGCGGACATTGCATTGGGGTAGATCCTTATTATCTGGCTCAAAAAGCGCAGGAATATGGTTATCACCCGGAGATTATTTTGGCGGGACGAAGGCTGAATGATTCTATGGGGGAATATGTGGCGTCGCAGGTAGTAAAGGCGATGATTAAAAAGAAAATCAAGGTGAGTGAAGCGAAGGTGTTGATGTTGGGAATAACCTTTAAGGAGAACTGTCCCGACGTTCGTAACACCAAAATTGTGGATGTGGTATCAGCGATGCAGGATTACGGCATTGAAGTGACCATTTACGATCCTTGGGCAAACCCCGAAGAAGTAAAACATGAATACAGATTGGACTGTGTTTCTAGCTTAACCACCACCTCAACCTTTGATGCGATTGTCTTGGGTGTTGCCCACCAAGAATTCCTGAATTTGGATTTGGATTCATTAAAGAAAGAGAATGCGGTGGTATATGATGTAAAAGGAATTTTAAAAGAAAATGCCGATTTCAAATTATAA
- a CDS encoding DegT/DnrJ/EryC1/StrS family aminotransferase, with product MIKFLDLQKINLAHQQEIEERLLNTFRSGWYLLGNEVKQFEENLAKYIGAQHAIGVANGLDALRLILRAYIEMGVMQKGDEIIVPANTYIASILAISDNGLVPVLVEPDLETYNIDISKIEEKITSKTKGILIVHLYGRVVFSDELVSIAEQHQLKIIEDNAQAIGAEWNGNKTGNLGDASGFSFYPGKNLGALGDAGAVTTNDEELAKTIRALANYGSNQKYVNIFQGLNSRLDEIHAAVLDVKLKYIDAENERRRDIAKRYLSEIKNPKIVLPENPANEAEHVWHLFVIRTSEREKLQNYLTENGVQTLIHYPIPPHQQEAYKDWNDLSFPITEKIHAEVLSLPISPVMTDEEVSKVIRICNSYA from the coding sequence ATGATTAAATTCCTCGACCTTCAAAAAATAAATCTTGCGCATCAACAGGAAATTGAAGAACGGCTTTTGAACACTTTCAGAAGCGGATGGTATCTTCTTGGAAATGAAGTAAAGCAATTTGAAGAAAACCTCGCAAAATATATTGGAGCTCAACATGCGATTGGAGTTGCGAATGGATTAGATGCTTTGCGTTTAATTTTAAGAGCTTATATCGAAATGGGAGTAATGCAGAAAGGTGATGAAATTATTGTGCCTGCAAATACCTATATTGCTTCAATTTTGGCAATTTCTGATAATGGACTTGTTCCAGTTTTGGTAGAACCTGATTTAGAAACCTACAATATTGATATTTCAAAAATTGAAGAAAAGATTACCTCTAAAACAAAAGGAATTCTCATTGTTCACCTTTATGGAAGAGTCGTTTTTTCTGATGAATTAGTCAGCATTGCAGAACAACATCAACTTAAAATCATTGAAGATAATGCACAGGCAATTGGTGCAGAATGGAATGGTAACAAAACCGGAAACTTAGGAGATGCTTCAGGTTTTAGTTTCTATCCGGGGAAAAACTTGGGAGCTTTGGGCGATGCAGGTGCTGTAACTACTAATGATGAAGAACTTGCAAAAACAATTCGTGCTTTAGCAAACTATGGTTCTAACCAGAAATATGTGAATATATTTCAAGGACTCAATTCACGTTTGGATGAAATTCATGCTGCAGTTTTAGATGTAAAACTAAAATATATCGATGCGGAAAACGAGAGGAGACGAGACATTGCCAAACGTTATCTTTCCGAAATCAAAAATCCAAAAATTGTTCTTCCAGAAAATCCGGCAAATGAAGCTGAACATGTTTGGCATCTGTTTGTGATCCGAACTTCAGAGCGTGAAAAGCTTCAGAATTACCTAACCGAAAATGGGGTTCAGACTTTAATTCATTATCCGATCCCACCACATCAGCAGGAGGCCTACAAAGACTGGAATGATTTATCATTCCCGATTACGGAAAAAATCCATGCAGAAGTACTGAGTTTGCCCATTTCTCCGGTGATGACCGATGAAGAGGTTAGTAAAGTGATACGTATATGCAATAGTTATGCTTAG
- a CDS encoding SDR family oxidoreductase: MKRILITGGAGFIGSNLCDYFISRGNKITCLDNFSTGFKHNIEHLLDNPNFILIEGDIRDLEICRKACENQDYVLHQAALGSVPRSINDPITSNEVNVGGFLNMLVAARDAGIQRFIYAASSSTYGDSKSLPKVEDVIGKPLSPYAITKYVNELYADVFSKTYGLECIGLRYFNVFGRRQNPNGAYAAVIPKFVIQLMNHESPVINGAGDYSRDFTYIDNVIQMNEKAMLTDNKDAINQVYNTAVGDRTTIKDMAGFLKDYLSEFDPEIKNVEIVFGPIRAGDVPHSKASIEKAVNLLGYQPSHRFADGLKEAVAWYWQNLK; this comes from the coding sequence ATGAAGAGGATTTTAATTACTGGTGGCGCAGGATTTATAGGGTCTAATCTGTGCGACTATTTTATTTCAAGGGGAAACAAGATTACCTGTCTAGATAATTTTTCTACCGGATTTAAACATAATATTGAGCATCTGCTCGATAATCCAAATTTCATATTAATTGAAGGCGACATCCGTGATTTAGAAATCTGCAGAAAGGCGTGTGAAAATCAAGATTATGTTCTGCATCAAGCGGCACTGGGAAGTGTTCCTAGATCGATTAACGATCCCATTACCAGCAATGAAGTCAACGTAGGAGGATTCCTCAATATGTTGGTTGCCGCAAGGGATGCAGGAATTCAACGCTTTATTTATGCGGCAAGTTCTTCTACTTATGGAGATTCCAAGTCTTTACCGAAAGTGGAAGACGTCATAGGAAAACCACTCTCACCTTATGCGATTACCAAATATGTTAATGAACTTTATGCTGATGTATTCAGCAAAACTTACGGATTAGAATGCATTGGTCTTCGATATTTTAACGTTTTTGGGAGAAGACAAAATCCGAATGGTGCTTATGCGGCAGTAATTCCTAAATTCGTTATTCAATTAATGAATCATGAGAGTCCTGTAATTAATGGAGCAGGAGATTATTCTAGAGATTTCACCTATATTGACAATGTGATTCAGATGAATGAAAAAGCCATGTTGACGGATAATAAAGATGCAATAAACCAGGTTTATAATACGGCGGTAGGAGATAGAACAACCATCAAAGATATGGCAGGATTTCTTAAGGATTACCTGTCTGAATTTGATCCTGAAATAAAGAATGTTGAAATCGTATTCGGACCCATTCGTGCGGGAGATGTGCCTCATTCCAAAGCAAGTATTGAAAAAGCTGTAAATTTGCTGGGTTATCAACCAAGCCACAGGTTTGCGGACGGATTAAAAGAAGCGGTTGCTTGGTATTGGCAGAATTTGAAATAG
- a CDS encoding O-antigen translocase has product MKATSIFGGVQVFNIIIALIRSKVVAVLLGPAGMGIMGLLLSTTGIIASATNFGLSTSAVREISQDHESGNNEKIVETVSVFRKLVWLTGLLGTVVTVLLSPFLSKLTFGNYDYTFSFILISVTLLVGQLTIGQTVLLQGMRKISWMAKAGIYSSLFGLIISLPLYYYFGMDGIVPAIILSAIAVFIIQYFFAKKIDIKSKFIPFKLAFQQGKGMLKLGFMISLSGFITVAASYIIRIFISRFGGVDEVGFYNAGFAIVNTYVGMVFSAMGTDYYPRLAQLNKDTEKSNLLISQQGEIALIILSPLICIFLIFINWIVVLLYSQKFLPVTEMIHWAMLGIFFKACTWSIGFLLLAKGDSKAFFWNELVGNIYLLLLNCIGYYWMGMEGLGISFLIGYFLYFLQIFLFCRSKYDFRFNNNFYRLFLLYLTFCIIGFLSAYFLNGLSLYVVGSIIILMLTALSFHLLNRKMDIFNLLKNKLGK; this is encoded by the coding sequence ATGAAAGCTACCTCTATTTTCGGAGGTGTGCAGGTTTTTAATATTATTATTGCACTTATAAGGTCAAAAGTTGTTGCCGTTTTGCTTGGTCCTGCAGGAATGGGAATTATGGGATTACTACTTTCTACAACTGGTATTATTGCTTCTGCAACCAATTTTGGATTGTCCACAAGTGCCGTTCGGGAAATTTCTCAGGATCATGAATCGGGTAATAATGAAAAAATTGTAGAAACAGTTTCTGTTTTTAGAAAATTGGTTTGGCTTACAGGATTATTGGGAACCGTGGTAACAGTATTACTATCTCCGTTTTTGAGCAAACTTACGTTCGGCAATTACGACTATACATTTTCCTTTATCTTAATTTCTGTCACGCTGCTTGTAGGACAGCTCACTATAGGTCAAACGGTTTTGCTTCAGGGGATGCGTAAAATTTCTTGGATGGCAAAAGCGGGAATTTATTCTTCTTTATTTGGATTAATAATTTCACTTCCGCTCTATTATTATTTCGGAATGGACGGCATTGTTCCAGCCATCATTTTATCAGCAATCGCTGTTTTCATCATTCAATATTTCTTCGCTAAGAAAATTGATATCAAATCAAAATTTATCCCTTTCAAACTGGCTTTTCAACAAGGTAAAGGGATGTTGAAATTGGGTTTTATGATTAGCTTAAGTGGTTTTATAACGGTAGCTGCTTCCTATATTATAAGAATTTTTATTTCACGATTTGGCGGGGTAGATGAAGTAGGATTTTACAATGCGGGATTTGCAATTGTAAACACCTATGTCGGAATGGTTTTTTCTGCTATGGGTACCGATTATTATCCTCGTTTAGCTCAATTGAACAAAGACACAGAAAAATCGAATCTACTTATTAGTCAGCAGGGAGAGATTGCATTGATTATTCTTTCACCACTCATCTGTATATTTCTGATATTTATCAATTGGATTGTGGTGTTGCTTTATTCGCAAAAGTTTTTACCCGTAACTGAAATGATTCACTGGGCAATGTTGGGCATTTTTTTTAAAGCATGTACTTGGTCCATTGGATTTCTTTTGCTAGCAAAAGGAGATTCCAAAGCTTTTTTTTGGAATGAGTTGGTTGGCAATATTTATTTATTATTGCTCAATTGTATTGGTTATTACTGGATGGGGATGGAAGGACTGGGGATTAGCTTCTTGATTGGTTACTTCCTTTATTTTCTACAGATATTTTTGTTCTGTAGATCGAAATATGATTTTAGATTTAATAATAATTTTTATAGGCTTTTCCTGTTGTACCTAACTTTTTGTATTATTGGTTTTTTGAGCGCATATTTTCTGAATGGACTTTCGTTATACGTTGTAGGTTCTATTATAATTTTAATGCTTACAGCTTTATCATTTCATTTATTAAATCGCAAGATGGATATTTTTAATTTGTTAAAAAATAAATTAGGGAAATAA
- a CDS encoding sugar 3,4-ketoisomerase: protein MEKPQIIQLPKILDKRGNLSFFEYPRQLPFEIMRTYWIYDVPGGETRGSHAFKAQQEFIVALSGSFDVVLHDGENEERFSLNRSYYGLYIPKMYWRRLENFSTNSLALIVSDKLYDATDYIRDFEDFKKLKNGS from the coding sequence ATGGAAAAGCCACAGATCATCCAATTACCGAAGATTTTGGACAAAAGAGGAAACCTTTCTTTTTTTGAATACCCTCGCCAATTGCCTTTTGAAATTATGCGAACTTATTGGATCTACGATGTTCCTGGAGGGGAAACCAGAGGAAGTCATGCGTTTAAAGCGCAACAGGAATTTATAGTTGCATTATCTGGTAGTTTTGATGTAGTTTTACATGATGGAGAGAACGAGGAAAGATTTTCATTAAACCGATCTTATTATGGGTTGTATATCCCGAAAATGTACTGGCGAAGACTAGAAAATTTTTCAACAAATTCGTTGGCGTTAATTGTTTCAGACAAATTATATGATGCGACAGATTATATTCGTGATTTTGAAGATTTTAAAAAACTGAAAAATGGATCATAA
- a CDS encoding sugar 3,4-ketoisomerase, which yields MDHKMSVFDCSLIDLGKISFEQGNLTVVENNSDFPFQVKRVFYLYDIAGGESRGAHSHHECHQFLIAASGSFEVSLDDGKFKRQVFLNRPNLGLHIPPGIWASEINFSSGAICLVLASHTYNEADYIRDYQDYLKLRSDEI from the coding sequence ATGGATCATAAAATGTCTGTTTTTGATTGTTCTTTGATTGATTTGGGGAAGATCAGCTTTGAGCAAGGGAATTTAACGGTAGTTGAAAACAACAGCGATTTTCCGTTCCAAGTGAAAAGAGTGTTTTATCTCTATGATATAGCAGGAGGTGAAAGTAGAGGTGCTCATTCACATCACGAATGTCATCAGTTTTTAATAGCTGCAAGTGGGAGTTTTGAAGTTTCCCTTGATGATGGAAAGTTTAAGAGACAGGTTTTTCTCAATCGTCCCAATTTAGGTTTGCATATCCCGCCAGGAATTTGGGCTTCGGAAATTAATTTTTCTTCAGGTGCAATTTGTTTGGTTTTGGCTTCGCACACTTACAATGAAGCTGATTATATAAGAGATTATCAGGATTATTTAAAATTGAGAAGTGATGAAATTTAA
- a CDS encoding glycosyltransferase family protein, with protein MKRKIFESVNFDEDFPTIEDYPFWVKATMLGFKIDYLEVTTVKYRIHNNSVQTLDKNVYQNFKKRSKTFLEIKNKLYGESYNFLYQSFDKIRWESLKNKYSTKLMNTVDIVIKKILLYTA; from the coding sequence TTGAAAAGAAAGATTTTTGAAAGTGTAAACTTTGATGAAGATTTTCCTACCATCGAAGATTATCCTTTTTGGGTAAAAGCAACAATGCTTGGCTTTAAGATAGATTATTTAGAGGTGACGACTGTAAAATACAGAATTCATAATAATTCAGTCCAAACACTTGATAAAAATGTTTACCAAAACTTTAAGAAAAGGAGCAAAACATTCTTAGAAATTAAAAATAAACTTTACGGTGAAAGTTATAATTTTTTATATCAATCGTTTGATAAAATACGGTGGGAATCTCTGAAAAATAAGTATTCTACTAAATTAATGAATACAGTTGATATAGTTATAAAGAAAATATTATTATATACAGCTTAG
- a CDS encoding glycosyltransferase family 2 protein — protein sequence METLESAKAQTYQNIELIISDDGSQDDTVEVCQNWLAENKERFVYSQIITVEKNTGIPANCNRGVKASKGEWIKLIAGDDAFTEDAFSNFVHASQKISSFIIQTNALIFNENFNEENFLGTFITVSSPRFFILETFTAKSLTFDSYIFECTCCFFEKKDF from the coding sequence TTGGAAACCTTGGAAAGTGCCAAAGCCCAAACCTACCAAAATATTGAATTGATCATTAGTGATGACGGTTCTCAGGATGATACCGTAGAAGTATGTCAAAATTGGCTTGCTGAAAATAAAGAGCGGTTTGTATATAGCCAAATTATAACGGTAGAAAAAAACACAGGCATCCCGGCGAACTGTAACCGAGGGGTTAAAGCTTCGAAAGGGGAGTGGATTAAATTGATTGCGGGGGATGATGCTTTCACTGAGGATGCATTTTCCAATTTCGTTCATGCGTCACAAAAAATTTCTTCGTTCATTATTCAAACCAATGCACTGATCTTTAATGAAAATTTTAATGAGGAAAATTTTCTTGGTACATTTATTACGGTTTCCTCTCCAAGATTTTTCATATTAGAAACCTTCACAGCAAAATCGCTTACTTTTGACTCATACATATTTGAATGCACCTGCTGTTTTTTTGAAAAGAAAGATTTTTGA
- a CDS encoding N-acetyltransferase, producing MKFNGRNVFISESAIIGKNVRIGDNSVIYDHVEIGDNTIIANDCVIGEPTNSYYHSKDYVNPKTIIGANSLIRSHNIIYAGSEFGEGFSTGHRVTIRENSKFGKHCRLGTVTDIQGYVTFGDYCWLHSNVHIGQQSKIGNFVFIYPYVVFTNDPHPPSNICTGVTIGDFSQVAVGTVVLPGIEIGKHCLIGAQSLVGIKVEDYQLAVGNPAKVLKDVRELKSRETGKSHYPWPYNFERGMPWENIGFEKWKLENGYEND from the coding sequence ATGAAATTTAATGGTAGAAATGTATTCATTAGTGAATCCGCTATTATTGGCAAAAATGTAAGAATTGGTGATAATTCAGTAATTTATGATCATGTTGAAATCGGTGATAATACGATTATTGCAAATGATTGTGTTATCGGGGAGCCTACAAACAGTTATTACCATTCAAAAGATTATGTAAATCCTAAAACTATAATAGGAGCTAATTCTTTAATTAGAAGTCATAATATTATTTATGCAGGTTCAGAATTTGGAGAGGGTTTTTCAACAGGACACCGCGTTACAATTCGAGAAAATTCCAAATTTGGTAAACATTGTAGATTAGGTACTGTCACTGATATTCAGGGATATGTAACATTTGGTGATTATTGCTGGTTGCACAGTAATGTACACATCGGACAACAATCTAAAATTGGTAACTTCGTGTTTATCTATCCTTATGTAGTATTTACAAATGACCCACACCCACCTTCCAATATTTGTACCGGCGTTACCATTGGTGATTTTTCTCAAGTTGCGGTTGGAACTGTGGTTTTGCCAGGAATTGAAATCGGAAAACATTGTTTAATTGGTGCACAATCTTTAGTTGGTATCAAAGTAGAAGATTATCAGCTAGCAGTTGGTAACCCTGCTAAAGTACTGAAAGACGTAAGGGAATTGAAATCTAGAGAAACAGGGAAATCGCATTATCCATGGCCTTATAATTTTGAACGTGGAATGCCTTGGGAAAATATAGGTTTTGAAAAATGGAAATTAGAAAATGGGTATGAAAATGATTAA